From Seriola aureovittata isolate HTS-2021-v1 ecotype China chromosome 20, ASM2101889v1, whole genome shotgun sequence, a single genomic window includes:
- the cul2 gene encoding cullin-2 — protein MSLKPRVVDFDETWNKLLTTIKAVVMLDYVERATWNDRFSDIYALCVAYPEPLGERLYTETKVFLENHVRQLYKKVLESEEKVLVMYHRYWDEYSKGADYMDCLYRYLNTQFIKKNKLTEADLQYGYGGVDMNEPLMEIGELALDMWRKLMIEPLQAVLIRMLLNEIKNDRCGENPNQKVIHGVINSFVHVEQYKKKFPLKFYQEIFEGPFLTKTGEYYKQEASNLLQESNCSQYMEKVLARLKDEEVRCRKYLHPSSYAKVIHECQQRMVADHLQFLHGECQNIIRQEKRDDMANMYTLLRAVSNGLPHMIQELQVHINNEGIRGTSNLSQENMPTLFVESVLEVHSKFVQLINTVLNGDQHFMSALDKALTTVVNFREPKSICKAPELLAKYCDNLLKKSAKGMTENEVEDKLTSFITVFKYIDDKDIFQKFYARMLAKRLIHGLSLSMDSEEAMINKLKQACGYEFTSKLHRMYTDMSVSADLNNKFNNFIKTQETVVDLGISFQIYVLQAGAWPLTHVPSSTFAIPQELEKSVQMFELFYNQHFSGRKLTWLHYLCTGEVKMNYLSKPYVAMVTTYQMAVLLAFNNSQTVTYKELQDGTQMNEKELQKTIKSLLDVKMLNHDSQKEEIEAESTFSLNMSFTSKRTKFKITTSMQKDTPQEMEQTRSAVDEDRKMYLQAAIVRIMKARKVLRHNALIQEVINQSKARFNPSISMIKKCIEVLIDKQYIERSQTSADEYSYVA, from the exons ATGTCCTTAAAGCCACGGGTGGTGGATTTTGACGAGACATGGAACAAGCTACTGACGACAATCAAGGCGGTTGTGATGCTTGACTATGTGGAGAGAGCCACGTGGAATGATCGGTTCTC TGACATTTATGCCTTGTGCGTTGCATACCCAGAGCCTTTGGGTGAAAGATTATACACAGAGACCAAGGTGTTTCTTGAGAATCATGTTCGGCAGTTGTACAAG AAAGTCCTGGAATCAGAAGAGAAGGTTTTAGTGATGTACCACAGATACTGGGATGAGTACAGCAAAGGAGCTGACTACATGGACTGCTTGTACAG gtatCTCAACACTCAGTTCATCAAGAAGAACAAACTAACAGAAGCAGACCTACAGTACGGCTACGGGGGAGTGGACATGAATGAGCCGCTCATGGAGATTGGAGAG TTGGCGCTAGATATGTGGAGGAAGCTAATGATCGAGCCCCTTCAGGCTGTCCTGATCCGGATGTTGCTGAATGAAATCAAAAA TGATCGTTGTGGCGAGAACCCCAACCAGAAGGTAATCCATGGGGTCATCAACTCCTTTGTTCATGTTGAACAGTACAAGAAGAAGTTTCCACTAAAG TTTTATCAGGAAATCTTCGAAGGACCATTTCTGACAAAAACGGGAGAGTATTACAAACAGGAAGCCTCCAATCTACTGCAAGAATCCAACTGCTCACAGTATATGGAGAAG GTTTTGGCACGATTGAAAGATGAAGAAGTGCGATGTCGGAAGTACCTGCACCCCAGCTCCTACGCCAAAGTCATCCACGAATGCCAGCAGAGGATGGTGGCAGATCATCTGCAGTTCCTGCACGGGGAGTGCCAGAACATTATTCGGCAGGAGAAGAGAGACG ACATGGCCAACATGTACACCCTGCTGCGGGCCGTATCCAACGGGCTGCCTCACATGATCCAGGAGCTGCAGGTTCATATCAACAATGAGGGCATCCGAGGCACCAGTAACCTCTCTCAGGAAAAC ATGCCAACCCTGTTTGTGGAGTCAGTGCTGGAGGTTCACAGTAAATTTGTTCAGCTCATTAACACAGTTCTAAATGGAGATCAGCACTTCATGAGTGCACTCGATAAG GCTTTGACGACTGTGGTGAACTTCAGGGAGCCCAAGTCCATCTGTAAAGCCCCTGAACTC CTGGCGAAATACTGTGATAATCTGCTGAAGAAATCTGCAAAGGGAATGACAGAGAATGAGGTGGAGGACAAACTGACCAGCTTCATCACAGTGTTCAAGTACATAGACGACAAGGACATCTTTCAAAAG ttTTATGCCAGAATGCTAGCAAAGCGGTTAATACATGGTTTATCATTGTCAATGGACTCAGAAGAAGCCATGATCAACAAACTAAAG CAAGCGTGTGGCTACGAGTTCACGAGCAAACTCCACAGAATGTACACAGACATGAGCGTAAGTGCTGACCTCAACAACAAGTTCAACAATTTCATCAAGACGCAGGAGACGGTGGTGGACCTTGGCATCAGCTTCCAGATCTATGTATTACAG GCTGGAGCTTGGCCTCTTACGCACGTCCCCTCCTCCACATTCGCCATCCCTCAAGAACTAGAGAAGAGCGTGCAGATG TTTGAGTTGTTCTATAATCAGCACTTCAGTGGGAGGAAGTTGACCTGGCTTCACTATCTCTGCACAg GGGAAGTGAAAATGAACTACCTGTCCAAGCCgtatgttgccatggtgaccaCCTACCAGATGGCTGTACTGCTGGCCTTCAACAACAGCCAAACGGTGACCTACAAGGAGCTGCAGGACGGCACCCAGATGAACGAGAAGGAGCTACAGAAGACCATCAAGTCCCTGCTGGACGTCAAGATGCTCAACCACGACTCACAAAAG GAGGAAATTGAAGCAGAGTCCACATTTTCACTAAATATGAGTTTCACCAGTAAAAGGACAAAGTTCAAGATTACAACCTCAATGCAGAAAGACACACCACAG GAAATGGAGCAGACGAGGAGCGCCGTAGACGAGGACCgcaaaatgtatttacaagCTGCTATAGTGAGAATCATGAAGGCCCGCAAGGTGCTCCGACACAACGCTCTCATCCAGGAG GTCATCAATCAGTCCAAAGCCAGGTTCAACCCCAGTATCAGCATGATCAAGAAGTGCATCGAGGTGCTCATCGACAAGCAGTACATTGAGCGAAGCCAGACCTCGGCGGACGAGTACAGCTACGTCGCATAG